A region from the Capra hircus breed San Clemente chromosome 9, ASM170441v1, whole genome shotgun sequence genome encodes:
- the TCF21 gene encoding transcription factor 21: MSTGSLSDVEDLQEVEMLDCDGLKMDSNKEFVTSNESTEESSNCEAGSPQKGRGGLGKRRKAPTKKSPLSGVSQEGKQVQRNAANARERARMRVLSKAFSRLKTTLPWVPPDTKLSKLDTLRLASSYIAHLRQILANDKYENGYIHPVNLTWPFMVAGKPENDLKEVVTASRLCGTTAS, encoded by the exons ATGTCCACCGGCTCCCTGAGCGATGTGGAGGATCTTCAAGAGGTGGAGATGCTGGACTGCGACGGGCTGAAAATGGACTCGAACAAGGAGTTTGTGACTTCCAACGAGAGCACCGAGGAGAGCTCCAACTGCGAGGCCGGGTCTCCCCAGAAGGGCCGCGGCGGcctgggcaagaggagaaaggcacCCACCAAGAAGAGCCCCTTGAGCGGTGTCAGCCAGGAGGGGAAACAGGTTCAACGCAATGCGGCCAACGCGCGCGAGCGAGCCCGGATGCGGGTGCTGAGCAAGGCCTTCTCCAGGCTCAAGACCACCCTGCCCTGGGTGCCCCCGGACACCAAACTCTCCAAGCTGGACACGCTCAGGCTGGCGTCCAGCTACATCGCCCACTTGAGGCAGATCCTGGCCAACGACAAGTACGAGAACGGTTATATTCACCCGGTCAACCTG ACGTGGCCCTTTATGGTGGCCGGGAAACCCGAGAATGACCTGAAAGAAGTGGTGACCGCCAGCCGCTTATGTGGAACCACGGCATCCTGA